Genomic segment of Acidimicrobiia bacterium:
TTCTACGGCTACGCGCGTCAAGATCGGAAGGCAGAGGGACGCGAGCCGATCACCGCGCGTCTTCTCGCCGACTTGCTCACCGCCTCGGGTGCCGATCGCGTCGTCACCGTCGACCTGCACACGGGGCAGATCCAGGGGTTCTTCGACTTCCCGGTCGACCACCTCACCGCGGTGCCGCTGATCGCCGACTACGTGGGCCGCGAGATCACGGGCGAAGCCGTCACTGTTGTCGCTCCCGACGCGGGTGGCGGCAAGCTCGCCCGCCGGTTCGCGAACTGCCTCGTCGAGACCGGCACCGCCGCCGAGCTCGCGTTCGTCGACAAGCACCGCCCGAAGGGCACGCATAACGTCGCCGTCGCCACCGAGGTGGTCGGCGCGGTCGAGGGGCGCACCTGCGTGCTGATCGACGACATGATCGACACCGGCGGCACGCTCACGAGCGCGGCGCAGCTCCTCGTGGAGCGCGGCGCGGAGTCGATCATCATCGCCGCCACCCACGGCCTGCTGTCCGGCCCCGCCGTCGACAGGCTCAAGAACGCTCCTATCCGCGAGGTCGTCGTCACGAACACGCTGCCGATCCCCGACGACAAGCACTTCGACAGCCTCACGGTGCTCTCGATCGCGCCGATCGTTGCCGAGGCGCTCGACGCCGTGTTCTGCGACACCAGCGTCAGCGAGATCTTCCGGGGCGACAACCTGTAGACTGACGGGCCTTCCGACCGCCCTATCTCCCGGCCCTTCCTCGGCTCCGAAAGGTTCCGCGCGCCATGCCCGACATCACCCTCGCTGCAGTTCCGCGGTCTGACCTCGGCTCCCGCCCTGCCGGGCGGCTGCGCCGCGAGGGCTTTGTGCCGGCCGTCGTGTACGGCCTCGGCAACGACACCGTCACCGTCACCGTGCCGTCGCGCGACCTTGGCCGCATCCTCTCGGGGGAGAGTGGCGCCAACACGTTGATCAACCTCGAGCTGGGTGGCGACTCCATGCTCACTCTCGTCCGGCAGATCCAGCGCCACCCCACGCGGGATGAGCTGGTCCACGTCGACTTCATCCGTATCCGCCGCGACGTCGCGGTGGCCGCCGATGTGCCGCTGCACCTCCTGGGCGAGCCCGCGGGCGTGCGCGACGGCGGACTGCTCGAGCAACTCGTGTTCAGCGTCACCGTGGAAGCCATGCCGGGGAACATTCCGGTGGTGTTCGAGCTCGACGTGTCGGAGCTCGTGATCGGTGACCAGCGCCGTGCGTCCGACCTCTCACTCCCGGCCGACGTCACGACCCAACTCGATCCCGAGACCGTCGTCGCACAGGTCGCGGCACCGCGCGTCGTGGTCGAGGAAGAGGTCGAGGAGGAGCCGGTCGAGGGCGAAGAGGGCGAGGCCGTCGAAGGCGCCGCTGCCGAGGCGCCGAGTGGGGCGCCGTCCGAGGGCGGCGACGGCGGCGAGTAGCTCGCCGTGAGACTGCGGCGGCCCGGTCGCGCGCCGCGCTCGGGCACGCGCGCCGACCTGCTCGTCGTGGGGCTCGGCAATCCGGGCGACGAGTACGCACACACGCGGCACAACGTCGGCGCGGACACGGTCGAGCTGCTCGCCAAGCGTCAGGGCGCGTCGCTGCGCAAGAGCAAAGAGCGGGCGCGGACAGTCGAGGTCACGATCGGCGGCAAGCGCGTCGCGCTCGCGGTGCCGCTCACGTTCATGAACGACTCCGGCCTCGCGGTCGCCGCGTTGGCGCGCCGGTTCGGCGTGGAGCCCACCCAGATCGTGATCGTGCACGACGAGCTCGACCTTCCCACTGCCGTGCTGCGGGTGAAGTCGGGTGGCGGGCTCGCGGGCCACAACGGCCTCCGTTCGATCTCGTCGCACCTGCACTCCGACGACTATCAGCGCGTGCGCATCGGCGTCGACAAGCCGCAGTCGAAGGAGCGTGGGGTCGATCATGTACTGCGCCGGTTCTCGAAGCGGGAGCGCGGCGAGATCGCCGTGACGATCGAACAGGCTGCGGATGCGGTCGAGTGCATCGCGACCGACGGCGTCGATGTCGCGATGAACCGCTTCAACTGACGCCTGATCGACGCGTAACATGGTGCTCTGACCCGGGTACCGCGCGGTATCCGGGCCTTCGTCGCGTCCCTATGCCTTCACCTTCCCCCGCTTCCCTCCCGCTTGCCACGCTCCCGGCGATGCTCGCCGAGGAGCCGGCGGTGCGCGCCGTCATCGCCCGCGCCACCGCGGTGGCGGTACCGGAAGCGGCCCGGGCGCTGTTCGTCGCCGCGCTCGCCGGGGCCACCACGCGCCGGCCGCTGCTCCTGGCCGTCCCGACGGGCGCCGAGGCCGAGCGCCTGGCTCGAGACCTTGCGCAGTTCCTCGGCGCCGAATCCCCGGGATTTGGCGCGGTCGAGCTGTTCCCGGCGTGGGAGACGCTGCCGTTCGAGCGGGTGTCGCCGTCGCTCGAGACGATGGGCCGCCGCCTCCGGGTGCTCTGGCGGCTCCGGTCCGCAGACCACGCACCGACCGTCGTGGTCGCTCCGGTCCGGGCCCTCGTGCAGCGGCTGGGACCTCACGTGGAGGAGGTGGAGCCGGTCGTGGTGTGGCCGGGCGAGCGGCTCGACCGCGACGAGCTCGTCGCCACGCTGGTGGCGAGCGGCTACCGGCGCGAGTACCAGGTGGAGGCGCGCGGTGAGGTTGCCGTGCGCGGGTCGATCGTCGACGTGTATCCCTCCACCGACGACCATCCCGTGCGGATCGACCTGTGGGGCGACGAGGTCGATCGGCTCTCCGCGTTCGCGGTGGCCGACCAGCGCTCCACGCACGACGTCGACGAGGTGTGGATCTTCCCCACGCGTGAGCTGCTCCCGACCGACGCGGTCCGTGAGCGCGCGGCACAGCTCGTGCGCACACATCCCTGGGGACGCGAGCAGTGGGAACGCTTAGCCGAAGGACAGGTGTTCGACGGCATGGAGTCGTGGCTGCCGTGGCTGTCCGAGCGCGAGCACCTCCTCCCCGATCTGCTGGCCGACAGTGCGCTCACGTTGCTCGTCGAGCCGAAGCGCATGCGCGACCGCGCGCAGGAACTGCTCGACGACGAGGCCGCGCTCGCGGCGACACTCTCGGTCACTTGGGACGCAACCGACGACGGTGAGCTCAAGCGCTTGTCGCTCGATTTCGACCGCCTCCTCGCGCACACGAAGGCGGGCGCGGTGTCGTTGCTCGCAACCCCCGAAGGTCCCGACACGCCGAGGGTCGCGGCCACCGCCTTCGACCCCGTCGTGGGTGACACCGACGCGTTGGCGCGCCGGTTGCGCGCGCTCGCGGGCGAGGGATACCGAGTTGTGCTCGCGGCGGAAGGTACCGGTTCTGCGCAACGCCTGCGTGATGTGCTCGCGTCGGAAGGCGTCGACGGTGTGCTCGACCTCGTCGTTGCGCCGATCGGGCGCGGGGTGGTGCTGCCGGGCGCGCGCCTCGCGCTCGTCGCCGAGGCTGACCTCACGGGACGTCGGCGAGTGCACCGTCGCGCGCGCGGCGCGCGGCGCGGCGCCGATTACTACGACGATCTTCATCCCGGCGACTACGTCGTGCACTACGTGCACGGCGTCGGCCGCTATCTCGAGATGAAGCCGCTCACGATGGGCGGCGTCGAGCGCGACTACCTGTCACTGCGGTTCCGCGACGGCATGGTGTACGTGCCCACCGACCAGGTCGGCTTCGTGCGCAAGTACACGGGTGGCGAGTCGCCGTCGCTGAACCGCATGGGCGGCGCCGACTTCGAGCGCCAGCGGGCGAAGGTGCGCAGCGCGGTGCAGGAGATTGCCGAAGAGCTCGTGGTGCTCTACCGGCAGCGGCTCGCCACGCCCGGTCACGCCTTTCCGCCCGACACCCCGTGGCAGCAAGAGGTGGAGGAGGCGTTTCCCTTCGAGGAGACGCCCGACCAGCTCCGCGCCATCGACGACGTGAAGGGTGACATGGAGCAGCCGATCCCGATGGACCGCCTTGTGTGCGGCGACGTCGGGTACGGCAAGACCGAGGTCGCGGTGCGCGCCGCGTTCAAAGCGGTGCAGGACGGCAAGCAGGCGATGGTGCTCGTCCCCACCACGCTCCTGGCGAGCCAGCACGGCCAGACGTTCCGTGACCGCTTCGCCAACTACCCGGTGCGGGTCGAGGTGCTCTCGCGCTTCCTCTCGCCGCGAGAGCAGTCGGCCGTCATCCGCGACCTGGAAGCGGGCTCGGTCGACGTCGTCATCGGCACGCACCGGCTGCTCTCGGACGACGTGAAGGTGCCGAACCTCGGCTTGCTGGTGGTCGACGAGGAACAACGCTTCGGGGTGCAGCACAAGGAACGCATCAAGCACCTGCGCGCCAGCGTCGACGTGCTCACGCTCACCGCCACGCCGATCCCTCGGACCTTGGAGCTGTCACTCACCGGGATCCGCGATCTGTCGCTCGTGAACACGCCACCGGAAGACCGCCAACCGATCCTCACCTACGTCGGTGAGTACGACGACCATGCCGCGGCCGAGGCGATCCGCCGCGAGCTGCTCCGCGAGGGCCAGGCGTTCTACGTGCACAACCGAGTGCGCGACATCCAGCTCGTCGCCGAGAACGTGCGGGCGCTGGTGCCCGAAGCGCGCGTCGCGGTCGCGCACGGCCAGATGGACGAGAGTCGTCTCGAGCGCGTGGTGCAGGACTTCTGGGAACGCGAGTACGACGTGCTCGTGTGCACGACGATCATCGAGAGCGGCCTCGACATGCCGACGGTCAACACGCTCGTCGTCGACCGCTCCGACCTGCTCGGGCTCGCGCAGCTCTACCAGCTCCGCGGGAGGGTCGGTCGTCGTGGGCAGCGCGCGTACGCGTACCTGTTCCATCCGCCCGACCGCGTGCTCACCGAGGAGGCCTACGAGCGACTGAAGACGATCGGCGAGTTC
This window contains:
- a CDS encoding ribose-phosphate diphosphokinase → MELVSKKRLLLFAGRGHTALSEEIAENLKVPLAPVTLSSFSNGELYCRYDDSIRGADVFVLQTHCEPINDRIIEQLIMIDAAKRASARRITAVSPFYGYARQDRKAEGREPITARLLADLLTASGADRVVTVDLHTGQIQGFFDFPVDHLTAVPLIADYVGREITGEAVTVVAPDAGGGKLARRFANCLVETGTAAELAFVDKHRPKGTHNVAVATEVVGAVEGRTCVLIDDMIDTGGTLTSAAQLLVERGAESIIIAATHGLLSGPAVDRLKNAPIREVVVTNTLPIPDDKHFDSLTVLSIAPIVAEALDAVFCDTSVSEIFRGDNL
- a CDS encoding 50S ribosomal protein L25, with product MPDITLAAVPRSDLGSRPAGRLRREGFVPAVVYGLGNDTVTVTVPSRDLGRILSGESGANTLINLELGGDSMLTLVRQIQRHPTRDELVHVDFIRIRRDVAVAADVPLHLLGEPAGVRDGGLLEQLVFSVTVEAMPGNIPVVFELDVSELVIGDQRRASDLSLPADVTTQLDPETVVAQVAAPRVVVEEEVEEEPVEGEEGEAVEGAAAEAPSGAPSEGGDGGE
- the pth gene encoding aminoacyl-tRNA hydrolase, which produces MRLRRPGRAPRSGTRADLLVVGLGNPGDEYAHTRHNVGADTVELLAKRQGASLRKSKERARTVEVTIGGKRVALAVPLTFMNDSGLAVAALARRFGVEPTQIVIVHDELDLPTAVLRVKSGGGLAGHNGLRSISSHLHSDDYQRVRIGVDKPQSKERGVDHVLRRFSKRERGEIAVTIEQAADAVECIATDGVDVAMNRFN
- the mfd gene encoding transcription-repair coupling factor — protein: MLAEEPAVRAVIARATAVAVPEAARALFVAALAGATTRRPLLLAVPTGAEAERLARDLAQFLGAESPGFGAVELFPAWETLPFERVSPSLETMGRRLRVLWRLRSADHAPTVVVAPVRALVQRLGPHVEEVEPVVVWPGERLDRDELVATLVASGYRREYQVEARGEVAVRGSIVDVYPSTDDHPVRIDLWGDEVDRLSAFAVADQRSTHDVDEVWIFPTRELLPTDAVRERAAQLVRTHPWGREQWERLAEGQVFDGMESWLPWLSEREHLLPDLLADSALTLLVEPKRMRDRAQELLDDEAALAATLSVTWDATDDGELKRLSLDFDRLLAHTKAGAVSLLATPEGPDTPRVAATAFDPVVGDTDALARRLRALAGEGYRVVLAAEGTGSAQRLRDVLASEGVDGVLDLVVAPIGRGVVLPGARLALVAEADLTGRRRVHRRARGARRGADYYDDLHPGDYVVHYVHGVGRYLEMKPLTMGGVERDYLSLRFRDGMVYVPTDQVGFVRKYTGGESPSLNRMGGADFERQRAKVRSAVQEIAEELVVLYRQRLATPGHAFPPDTPWQQEVEEAFPFEETPDQLRAIDDVKGDMEQPIPMDRLVCGDVGYGKTEVAVRAAFKAVQDGKQAMVLVPTTLLASQHGQTFRDRFANYPVRVEVLSRFLSPREQSAVIRDLEAGSVDVVIGTHRLLSDDVKVPNLGLLVVDEEQRFGVQHKERIKHLRASVDVLTLTATPIPRTLELSLTGIRDLSLVNTPPEDRQPILTYVGEYDDHAAAEAIRRELLREGQAFYVHNRVRDIQLVAENVRALVPEARVAVAHGQMDESRLERVVQDFWEREYDVLVCTTIIESGLDMPTVNTLVVDRSDLLGLAQLYQLRGRVGRRGQRAYAYLFHPPDRVLTEEAYERLKTIGEFTDLGSGFKIAMRDLEIRGAGNLLGAAQSGHIAAVGFDLYCQMVTEAVGELKGEPVPEPLEITVDLPVNANLPRDYVARDDVRMEAYRRLAAVTDPADVEDIRAEWEDRYGPPPAPAIALLDVARLRAECARLGIRSITVQRNTARVAGLSLKESQKVRLRRLVPNAVAKDDGEVAVPLAVAPTAAASTLVALFGKLVPPAAVVSAPR